From Anoplopoma fimbria isolate UVic2021 breed Golden Eagle Sablefish chromosome 11, Afim_UVic_2022, whole genome shotgun sequence, one genomic window encodes:
- the spsb3a gene encoding SPRY domain-containing SOCS box protein 3a translates to MSRRSRNSRAWRYVWGGIRRDADTRALEEWSHDRLEFSDSDSEADFPAVMVPPVPSAVPVTGESYCGCDSQAETNYNPRLRGFHQVKDCHCGEDDQEFDWVWDGNSRSTATLLSCDNRKVNFHSEYSCGTAAIRGSKELAEGQHFWEIKMTSPVYGTDMMVGIGTFDVNLDKFRHSFCSLLGKDSDSWGLSYTGLLHHKGDKLNFSSRFGQGSIIGIHLDTWHGTLTFFKNRKCIGVAATELQNKKFYPMACSTAAKSSMKVIRSCSAPTSLLYLCCARLRQLLPDCMDTLDVLPLPPGLRQLLHNKLGWVLCLNSGTTEETTDGPECSSRSPAPPLAGPSSSESDSEGCTSDPEAFQRKRCRWT, encoded by the exons ATGTCCAGGCGCAGCAGGAACAGCCGTGCATGGAGATATGTGTGGGGAGGGATACGAAGGGATGCTGATACCCGGGCCCTGGAAGAATGGAGCCACGACCGCCTAGAG TTCAGTGATTCAGACTCCGAGGCAGACTTTCCAGCAGTGATGGTCCCTCCAGTCCCCAGCGCAGTGCCCGTCACCGGAGAGTCCTACTGTGGCTGCGACTCCCAGGCTGAGACCAACTACAACCCTCGTCTGCGAGGTTTTCACCAAGTTAAAGACTGCCACTGTGGAGAGGATGACCAAG AGTTTGACTGGGTTTGGGACGGCAACAGCCGATCGACAGCAACGTTACTGAGCTGCGACAATCGAAAGGTGAACTTCCACTCCGAGTACAGCTGTGGCACAGCAGCAATCCGCGGCTCCAAAGAGCTGGCTGAAGGGCAGCACTTCTGGGAGATCAAGATGACGTCTCCAGTGTATGGAACAGACATG ATGGTCGGCATCGGTACTTTTGATGTGAATCTAGACAAATTCAGACACTCGTTCTGTAGCCTGTTGGGAAAAGATTCAGACAGCTGGGGTCTTTCTTACACTG GCTTGTTGCATCATAAAGGAGACAAGTTGAACTTCTCCTCCCGGTTTGGACAGGGATCCATCATCGGGATCCATCTGGACACGTGGCACGGCACACTCACTTTCTTCAAAAATCGCAAGTGTATAG GTGTTGCTGCCACAGAGCTACAAAATAAGAAGTTTTATCCGATGGCGTGCTCCACAGCAGCAAAAAGCAGCATGAAGGTGATCAGGTCCTGCTCTGCGCCCACCTCCCTGCTCTACCTCTGCTGCGCTCGCCTTCGCCAGCTGCTGCCGGACTGTATGGACACCCTGGACGTGCTGCCGCTGCCGCCAGGCCTCCGCCAGTTACTCCACAACAAATTGGGTTGGGTGCTCTGTCTCAATAGCGGCACCACAGAGGAAACCACGGATGGGCCTGAGTGCTCCTCACGCTCACCTGCCCCCCCCCTGGCCGGACCGTCCTCCTCTGAGAGTGACTCAGAGGGCTGCACGTCTGACCCCGAAGCCTTTCAGAGGAAGAGATGCCGCTGGACGTGA
- the nme3 gene encoding nucleoside diphosphate kinase 3, protein MIIRQPATMICLFLTIFSYLFQSGLTGVNERTFVAVKPDGVQRKLVGEIMRRFEKRGFKLVGLKLVQASEDLLREHYWDLRSKPFFRGLMKYMSSGPIVAMVWEGLDVVKTARKMLGETNPADSLPGTIRGDFCVEVGRNVIHGSDSVESAQKEISLWFRQNELQCWEDSSSHWIYN, encoded by the exons ATGATAATCCGTCAGCCGGCCACAATGATCTGCCTGTTTCTGACCATATTTTCCTACTTATTCCAGTCAG GCTTGACCGGTGTGAACGAGCGCACCTTTGTTGCCGTTAAACCAGATGGCGTGCAGCGGAAACTGGTGGGAGAAATCATGCGGCGCTTTGAGAAGAGAGGGTTCAAACTGGTGGGCCTCAAACTCGTGCAG GCATCTGAGGATCTTCTGAGGGAACACTACTGGGACCTGAGGAGTAAGCCTTTCTTCAGGGGACTAATGAAATACATGAGCTCTGGACCAATCGTAGCAATG GTGTGGGAGGGTTTGGACGTAGTCAAGACTGCACGTAAGATGTTGGGAGAGACCAACCCTGCTGACTCGCTGCCTGGAACCATCCGAGGGGATTTCTGTGTGGAAGTGGGAAG GAACGTGATCCACGGCAGCGACTCGGTGGAGAGCGCCCAGAAGGAAATCTCTCTGTGGTTCCGACAGAACGAGCTTCAGTGCTGGGAGGACAGCAGCAGCCACTGGATCTACAACTGA
- the mrps34 gene encoding 28S ribosomal protein S34, mitochondrial, with protein sequence MVKKRRLRLIAEMARKIRAYRELKSRPRESQKYALDYESMKRPLTGKMLPVLAWQDVRRESRLFSLLAGMRLFGVGRMFTRKSWLEDHTEPSYWEVTKVKVDYTSENMDHGRAWGILTLKGKQEKDVKEMDKVMYHDWRVVPKHMEEQLKDFEPLPEPPVRYVPYPPLVRAMMLAEHKKRTGSVLAEEPVLPLKRDVLLNKDYFRKQEQETQRTEGTPV encoded by the exons ATGGTGAAGAAGAGGCGACTCCGTCTCATAGCAGAGATGGCTCGGAAGATCCGGGCCTACCGAGAGCTGAAGTCCAGACCCCGAGAGTCCCAGAAATACGCCCTGGACTACGAGAGCATGAAGCGGCCTCTGACGGGGAAGATGCTGCCGGTGCTGGCCTGGCAGGACGTCCGCAGGGAGAGCCGCCTCTTCTCCCTGCTGGCCGGCATGAGGCTGTTCGGAGTGGGCCGCATGTTCACCCGCAAGTCCTGGCTGGAGGACCACACAGAGCCCAGCTACTGGGAGGTCACCAAGGTCAAGGTGGACTACACCTCTGAG AACATGGATCATGGCAGAGCATGGGGGATCCTCACACTCAAAG GAAAACAGGAGAAGGACGTCAAGGAGATGGACAAGGTAATGTACCACGACTGGCGCGTGGTTCCCAAACACATGGAAGAGCAGTTGAAGGACTTTGAGCCGCTCCCTGAGCCACCCGTGCGCTACGTCCCCTACCCCCCCCTGGTCCGCGCCATGATGCTGGCCGAGCACAAGAAGCGTACTGGCAGCGTACTGGCAGAGGAGCCGGTCTTGCCTTTAAAGAGGGACGTCCTGCTCAACAAAGACTATTTCCGCAAGCAGGAGCAAGAGACGCAGAGGACGGAGGGGACACCGGTGTGA